From a region of the Onychomys torridus unplaced genomic scaffold, mOncTor1.1, whole genome shotgun sequence genome:
- the LOC118575384 gene encoding zinc finger and SCAN domain-containing protein 4-like has translation MNIIPTQDTPLQWEEDICNSSIAQLNFPPYDSGSCAKQELQALWKMFTSWLQPEKHSKEQMISQLVLAQFLLTGHYKDKFVLKEKWESCGGNMGRFMEDLTDECLKPPIMVHVSRQGQEALFPENMSLKETITLLKEQQSARSSIPENARTPLPISQDRLLTTGYENCEDGPNNAWNTSVVNGGDSSVGNGMDSLSIIQEGHFPEPKDRSVPDGIPLDYSRTSQVTSRYQEESQRGSLSEDVHMEVQPEIISRPEDTEHCKNHDVSSTSGRRQKRLLRTPKTYKCEECGRTFKYPCRLSAHQRKHKKERSFFCTTCQKGFYTHSDLKVHEAIHQKNKTFQCSTCGKSFSLKINLKAHERIHTGEKPYTCSLCNHSFRQSSTYHRHLRNCHNSD, from the exons ATGAACATCATTCCTACCCAAGATACTCCTCTTCAGTGGGAAGAAGATATCTGCAACTCCTCAATTGCTCAGCTCAACTTTCCCCCATATGATAGTGGCTCTTGTGCAAAGCAGGAGCTGCAAGCACTCTGGAAGATGTTTACCTCCTGGTTGCAGCCAGAAAAGCATAGCAAGGAGCAGATgatttctcagctggtcttggcTCAGTTTCTCCTAACTGGGCACTACAAGGACAAGTTTGTCTTAAAAGAGAAGTGGGAATCATGTGGTGGAAACATGGGGAGATTCATGGAGGATCTGACTGATGAGTGCTTGAAGCCTCCTATCATG GTCCACGTCtccaggcaggggcaggaagcccTCTTTCCTGAGAACATGTCCTTAAAAGAAACCATCActcttctgaaagaacagcaatcAGCAAGAAGTTCAATACCAGAGAATGCAAGGACACCCTTGCCCATCTCCCAAGATAGGTTATTGACAACAG GGTACGAAAACTGTGAAGATGGCCCAAACAATGCCTGGAACACTAGTGTTGTAAATGGTGGAGATAGTAGTGTTGGAAATGGGATGGACTCCCTTTCCATTATCCAAGAGGGTCACTTTCCTGAGCCTAAAGATAGGAGTGTTCCTGATGGAATTCCTCTGGATTACAGCAGAACAAGTCAAGTCACCTCCAGATACCAGGAAGAATCTCAGAGAGGAAGTTTGTCTGAAGATGTCCATATGGAGGTACAACCAGAGATTATCTCCAGGCCTGAGGATACAGAACACTGCAAGAATCATGATGTAAGCTCCACAAGTGGGCGTCGCCAAAAGAGACTCCTCAGAACCCCAAAGACATACAAATGTGAGGAATGTGGTAGAACCTTTAAATATCCCTGTAGACTTTCAGCTCACCAGAGAAAACACAAGAAGGAAAGGTCATTTTTCTGTACCACGTGTCAGAAAGGCTTTTATACTCATTCAGACCTGAAAGTACATGAGGCCATACATCAGAAAAATAAGACTTTCCAATGTAGTACATGTGGAAAGTCTTTCAGCCTTAAAATAAATCTGAAGGCTCATGAGAGGATTCACACAGGAGAGAAGCCCTACACCTGCTCCCTGTGTAACCATAGCTTCCGCCAGTCATCCACATACCACCGTCACCTGAGGAATTGCCACAATTCAGACTGA